In the genome of Raphanus sativus cultivar WK10039 chromosome 4, ASM80110v3, whole genome shotgun sequence, one region contains:
- the LOC108809589 gene encoding uncharacterized protein LOC108809589, giving the protein MSNKSPVFPIPDSQHFSDYGFNYFQVMEEARKHKRETSTKSSIINSLHFKIQKPISKDDPTRSTMHHNNKRKKKWWWKKALPFFKWRKWPISTVAAVNDEDRRVRNFRAVTGSMSMSSPVYSIESRTGSNTPYRTTTTSRPSSGPIAGTMTPARKGHVAFPYLSLREVNMEQQQRISISSSPIYLVT; this is encoded by the exons atgtcGAACAAATCCCCTGTTTTCCCCATCCCCGACTCTCAACATTTCAGCGACTATGGCTTCAACTACTTTCAG GTTATGGAAGAAGCGAGGAAGCACAAGAGAGAAACGTCGACGAAGTCATCCATCATCAACAGTCTTCACTTCAAGATCCAGAAACCCATTTCGAAAGATGACCCGACCCGGTCCACAATGCACCACAACAACAAGAGGAAGAAAAAGTGGTGGTGGAAGAAAGCTTTACCCTTTTTCAAGTGGCGCAAATGGCCAATCTCCACCGTCGCCGCCGTCAACGACGAAGATCGTAGGGTCAGGAACTTTCGCGCCGTAACCGGTTCGATGTCGATGTCGAGTCCGGTTTACTCAATTGAGAGTCGAACCGGGTCGAACACGCCATACCGTACGACGACGACGAGTAGACCTTCGTCGGGACCTATAGCGGGAACAATGACGCCAGCAAGAAAAGGTCACGTGGCGTTCCCATATTTGAGTCTACGGGAGGTTAACATGGAGCAGCAGCAGAGGATCTCTATCTCTTCTTCTCCCATTTACTTGGTCACGTAA